A stretch of the Rhodothermales bacterium genome encodes the following:
- a CDS encoding DUF1015 domain-containing protein yields the protein MATLHAFRALRPKPTHAERIASVPYDVVSTDEARRLAAGNDHSFLHVIRPEIDLPPGTDEHADAVYQMGRDNMLRFAKSDYTLVEDAPSVYIYRLTMDGRAQTGIFGCVSVKDYDANVILKHELTRPAKEDDRTRHILEQEAHAEPVMLTYRDESRVDEIVTAATEQAPLYDFTSEDGVGHTVWRIPSPGDLVELFSSIPKLYVADGHHRCKAASRAAADVAEGGGIDSAPEVGFFPAVLFPMSNMLIMPYNRIIRELPSDSERFLNVLSERYGLVPSNAATPGGKGNVCLYVNGSWYQMELPVSSASGAASNLDVARLGEFVLEPVLGITDPRRDARIDFVGGIRGTSELERLVNSGKAAAAISMYATGIDELVSVSDAGELMPPKSTWFEPKLRSGLLVHPFGQRMLT from the coding sequence ATGGCCACGCTCCACGCATTTCGCGCTCTACGACCCAAGCCCACTCACGCCGAACGCATCGCGTCCGTCCCGTACGACGTGGTGAGTACCGACGAAGCCAGGCGACTGGCCGCTGGCAACGACCACAGTTTCCTACATGTGATTCGCCCGGAGATTGATCTGCCTCCCGGTACCGACGAGCACGCCGACGCGGTCTATCAGATGGGCCGCGACAATATGTTGCGCTTCGCCAAAAGCGACTATACGCTCGTAGAAGACGCCCCGTCAGTCTATATATATCGGCTGACCATGGATGGCCGAGCGCAAACGGGCATTTTTGGTTGCGTTTCTGTGAAGGATTACGACGCAAACGTAATTCTGAAACATGAGTTGACCCGCCCGGCGAAGGAGGACGATCGTACCCGGCACATCCTCGAGCAGGAGGCACACGCCGAGCCTGTCATGCTGACGTACCGCGACGAGTCCCGCGTCGATGAGATCGTCACTGCGGCGACTGAGCAAGCGCCCCTGTATGACTTCACTTCGGAAGACGGTGTAGGGCACACTGTGTGGAGGATCCCGAGTCCCGGAGACCTGGTCGAGCTGTTTAGCTCAATTCCAAAACTCTATGTAGCCGATGGTCACCACCGTTGCAAGGCCGCAAGTCGCGCCGCCGCGGACGTCGCCGAAGGTGGCGGCATCGACTCTGCTCCAGAAGTCGGGTTCTTCCCGGCCGTTCTGTTCCCGATGAGCAATATGCTCATCATGCCTTACAACCGCATAATAAGGGAGCTACCGTCGGACAGTGAGAGGTTCCTGAATGTCCTGTCCGAGCGGTACGGACTCGTTCCGTCCAATGCGGCGACCCCGGGCGGAAAGGGCAATGTGTGCCTGTACGTGAACGGATCCTGGTATCAGATGGAGCTGCCGGTTAGCAGCGCATCCGGCGCGGCCAGCAATCTTGACGTTGCGCGACTGGGCGAATTCGTTCTGGAACCTGTGCTTGGAATCACGGACCCGCGTCGAGACGCACGGATTGACTTCGTTGGAGGCATCCGGGGAACGTCGGAACTGGAGAGACTGGTCAACTCAGGCAAGGCCGCTGCCGCTATCTCCATGTACGCAACGGGCATCGACGAGCTGGTATCAGTATCCGATGCCGGCGAACTTATGCCACCAAAATCGACCTGGTTTGAGCCAAAGCTGAGAAGCGGATTACTGGTTCATCCGTTTGGCCAGAGGATGCTGACATGA
- a CDS encoding hydroxyacid dehydrogenase: protein MTILIADKLERSVVDALQTRGFNVVVAPTATGDELVQTIADVKPQILVVRSTKVPAAAMAAGNIELIVRAGAGYDNIDVAEASARGTFVSNCPGKNAVAVAELTMGLIVALDRKIADNVMDAREGRWNKAGYSKAEGLKGKTIGIIGLGSIGREVARRAQAFGMRVVAWSRSLTPDDAATLGFDFAETPVAVAEQSDIVTLHVAATPETANLADRTLFTAMKDGAFFINTTRSSVVDEDALMWAMRNKGIRVGLDVFSNEPSFKEGDFSHPLAAHAEVYLTHHIGASTTQAQVAIAEEAERVIRQYAEKGVVSNCVNIALRTPATHMITVRHIDKVGVLAAVLDECKAAEWNVQEMENRVFQGARAAVAKIRFHGVVEQSVVDRIAANEDVLAVTLVDL from the coding sequence ATGACCATTCTGATAGCAGACAAGCTCGAACGGAGCGTTGTTGATGCGCTTCAGACCCGCGGCTTCAACGTAGTCGTCGCGCCGACAGCGACGGGTGACGAACTGGTCCAGACGATCGCTGATGTGAAGCCGCAGATTTTGGTCGTCCGTTCCACGAAAGTACCTGCTGCTGCCATGGCGGCAGGGAATATCGAGTTGATTGTTCGCGCCGGTGCGGGCTACGACAACATCGATGTCGCCGAGGCATCCGCACGCGGAACCTTCGTGTCCAATTGTCCCGGCAAGAACGCCGTCGCTGTGGCTGAATTGACGATGGGTCTTATCGTCGCCCTCGACCGCAAGATTGCCGACAACGTGATGGACGCGCGGGAAGGCCGATGGAACAAGGCAGGGTATTCAAAGGCAGAGGGCCTCAAGGGCAAGACCATCGGTATCATCGGCCTCGGGAGTATCGGGAGAGAAGTAGCGCGCAGAGCGCAGGCCTTCGGGATGCGTGTCGTCGCCTGGAGTCGCTCGCTCACGCCGGACGATGCAGCGACACTCGGTTTCGATTTTGCGGAGACGCCGGTAGCGGTCGCTGAGCAATCGGATATCGTCACGCTCCATGTGGCAGCCACACCTGAGACAGCCAATCTCGCGGACCGAACACTCTTTACTGCGATGAAAGACGGGGCCTTCTTTATCAATACGACTAGGAGCTCCGTCGTTGACGAGGACGCGCTCATGTGGGCCATGCGCAACAAAGGCATTCGCGTGGGGCTTGATGTGTTCTCGAACGAACCGTCGTTCAAGGAAGGAGACTTCAGCCACCCGCTTGCCGCGCATGCGGAAGTGTATCTCACACATCACATCGGAGCGAGTACGACACAGGCGCAGGTCGCGATTGCCGAGGAGGCTGAACGCGTGATTCGGCAGTACGCCGAGAAGGGAGTGGTCTCGAATTGCGTTAACATCGCGCTACGGACGCCGGCGACTCATATGATCACGGTTCGCCACATCGACAAGGTCGGTGTGCTTGCCGCGGTTCTCGACGAATGCAAAGCAGCGGAGTGGAATGTGCAGGAGATGGAGAATCGCGTTTTCCAGGGAGCCCGAGCGGCCGTTGCGAAGATTCGGTTTCACGGTGTCGTCGAACAATCTGTAGTCGATCGAATCGCGGCCAATGAGGACGTACTTGCAGTAACACTGGTGGACCTGTGA
- the serC gene encoding 3-phosphoserine/phosphohydroxythreonine transaminase has protein sequence MAGKRVHNFSAGPGVLPESVLDEARQELPVYRSVGASVLEISHRSPAYTEIAESTRSLFRKLLGLGDDWHILFLQGGASQQFYQVPLNYLAADGSADYLVTGAWAKKAQKEATRVGQARIAASSESDNFNHIPAPNTWDLNSSAAYLHFTSNNTIFGTQFKSEPDVEVPLVCDASSDFLSRPLDVDRYGLIYAGAQKNIGPAGVTVVLLRDGFHARKNAALPTILDYGTHVDKLFHTPPVFAVYMVEKVLRWLDALGGVKAIAEVNSRKAGRLYERIDRSEFYKGTATADSRSKMNVTFRLKDNDLEPVFIQEAAANDMVSLKGHRSVGGIRASIYNACPEKAVDDLVAFMDEFERKRG, from the coding sequence ATGGCAGGTAAACGCGTACACAACTTCTCGGCCGGTCCGGGTGTTCTTCCCGAGTCAGTTCTTGACGAAGCGCGCCAGGAATTGCCCGTCTACAGGTCGGTGGGTGCATCCGTCCTCGAAATCAGTCATCGTTCTCCGGCGTACACTGAGATCGCGGAGTCCACTCGTTCGTTATTCAGAAAACTGCTCGGTCTTGGCGACGACTGGCACATCCTGTTCTTGCAGGGTGGCGCTTCCCAGCAATTCTATCAGGTACCGCTGAACTATTTGGCGGCGGATGGCTCAGCCGACTACCTCGTCACCGGAGCGTGGGCGAAGAAGGCACAGAAGGAAGCGACCCGCGTGGGGCAGGCACGGATAGCCGCATCGAGTGAAAGCGATAACTTTAATCATATTCCCGCCCCGAACACGTGGGATCTCAATTCCTCGGCCGCCTATCTCCATTTCACTTCCAACAACACCATCTTCGGGACACAGTTCAAATCCGAACCCGATGTAGAAGTCCCGTTGGTGTGTGACGCGTCAAGTGATTTCCTGAGTCGGCCTCTGGATGTCGATCGTTATGGGCTCATCTATGCGGGTGCGCAGAAGAACATCGGACCGGCGGGCGTGACGGTTGTCCTCTTGCGAGACGGATTTCATGCCCGTAAGAATGCGGCACTCCCGACCATTCTCGACTATGGGACCCACGTAGACAAGCTGTTTCACACGCCGCCGGTATTCGCCGTCTATATGGTGGAGAAGGTTCTGCGCTGGCTGGACGCGCTGGGCGGCGTCAAGGCTATTGCAGAGGTCAACAGTCGGAAGGCGGGGCGGCTCTACGAGCGAATCGATCGATCGGAATTTTACAAGGGTACGGCTACGGCCGACTCGCGCTCCAAAATGAACGTCACGTTCAGACTGAAGGACAACGATCTGGAGCCGGTATTCATCCAGGAAGCCGCTGCCAATGATATGGTGTCCCTCAAGGGTCACAGATCCGTCGGCGGAATTCGGGCATCCATTTACAACGCCTGCCCCGA